Sequence from the Penaeus monodon isolate SGIC_2016 unplaced genomic scaffold, NSTDA_Pmon_1 PmonScaffold_9722, whole genome shotgun sequence genome:
CGCACGATCAGCAGCACCAACCTCTCCGAAGATGCGCTGTTGCCCACCTTTCTCAATGCCTCCTCCCGCACCGCAAACGCCCTTTTCCTGCCGGCTCCTGGATGGCAGAGGGCGTCCTGGCCGCGTCGCGCATCCACCTCGCGGAGACCCTCGCCGTGTTCCAGCGGGTGGGCCATGCCCTGGGGGGCGGGAAGACCTCGGCAAAGCACTCGCCGCCTTGACGAACAGCGCCGTGGGCAGACCCTCTACTATTTTTTCCTGGCGACCAGTAAACCCCACTGATGACGACCTATTGCGTGGGGCTCTACGCGAGGCGCAGTTCTACCCCGGCTGGTCCTTCCTCATGGGCCAGGACCGGCAACGGATTCGGCCCGAGGGCCGCGGTGCCCTCGCCGTCTTCGAGCGCGCCATCCGGGGCATCCGGAATCCGGAGCGTGCCCTGGTGGTCAAGGACATCCGCCTCTTTTGGCGCGACCCCACGCATTTGTCccagtttgtgatttttttcggCATCATGGCCGTCTAAAATCGCGAACCTGCAGAAACTCGTCGCGCTTCTACGAGCAGGAGTTCTGGCGGGCGTGGGTGGCCTGTCTCACGTGGGCGCGGTGTCTCTCATTCTCGCATCGCTCCCCAGCCTTTTCCCGTCTTCCCGTTGGTGAGTCTCGAGGGGCGTCGCTTCTGGATTCTCGGGCTGGCCCCGCTGTCCTTCTCCCAGTTGGTCTGGCAGAAGTTCTGGCTCAGCGTGCCACGACCTGCGCCTTCTCGGTGGGCGTCGCCGTGCTGAGTGCCTACATGCTGCAACTGGAGCCCGAGTTTTTTCGCCCTCACGGTCTACAGCGTCATCACGGGCCCAAATTCGGCCTCGCCGGGCTGGCCGTGGGCCTGGGAACCTTGTACCCGACCTTCACCGAGGACAACCCCGCGCGTATCGTGTCGGGCATGGGCGGCACGCTGAACCTGCTGGTCGCATCGCCTATATCCGCTCATCGTCGCGGCGCAGGTGATCGTGCTGCAATGGCGCAATTCGATTTTCTGGGCAGTCCCGGAACCTTTCCCTATGTACTTGCTGGCGCGGTCATTTTCATTACGTCCTTGAGTGCGGTCTGCGTACTGGTGCCGATGCGCCTCGGCTGCGCAATCTGAATAAAATGGAGTTCTAGATGTACACCTTCGAACTGCGTACCGAGAGCCACACCCAATTCGTAAATATCGATCCCGAGGTCCAGCGCATCGTCGCCGGGACGCCGGGGTGGACTATGGGGTCGTACATGTCTACGTGCCGCACACGACCGCCGGCGTCACCATCACCGAGAACGCGGACCCGGACGTCACGGCGGACATGGAGCTTATCCTTGATCGCGTCGTCCCATGGAACCGGCGGCTATGCCATCCCGAAGGCAACAGTGCGGAAACACGTAAAGGGCGAGCATGATGGGGTCCTGCGCGACGGTCTTTGTCGACGGCGGCCGCCTGCAGTTCGGAAACGTGGCAGTCGCTGTACTTCTGCGGGGTTCGACGGACCCGCGTAGCCGTAAGGTCTGGGTGCAGATACAGGCTTCCTGACCGCTGGTACTATCGGGCCGGACATTGAAATATTGCCGCTATGGAAGGTGAAGCCTTCGCAATTGCAATGTTGTGTCGGGATTCCAACGCAGCGGTGTAACCTTTTCGCCCGCGAATCGCCGGGTTGCACGGGGCCGCGGGCCCCAATATTCTTCTATTGGAACACCACTTGCTTCATCTATTCGAAGCATCCGGGTGGAGATCAGCGTGCGTGCCTGCATTGTTTCCGATGGCTCGCCCAGAACTGAGGAGATTCGAACGATGAAACCATTTCTTTCCTGCCTGATCGTCGCCGCGCTCGCTGCGGTCCCGGGCTGGCACAGACCCAGGCAGAGATGAACGCGACCGCCCAGAAGGAATTTCCTCTCGGCGGGCCGCGTGATGACCAAGGGCATCGCAAGCCCTGAAGGCCGAATTGACCGAAGCCCAGGCCCCTCGCTCACCACCGCCCAGGACACGTGGTCGGCCTACCGCGATGCCTGCGCGGAATCGGAGGCGGCCATCTACTCCGGGGGCAGTATCCAGCCGATGATCTACTACGGCGCGATGACGAGCTGACCGAAGCGCGCATCGCGCCGGCTCCGCGATATGCTGCCGGAGCCGGTCGATGTGGAGGAGATCGAGGAAGAGGTGGCCGAGGAGGAGATGGCAGAAGAAGTCCCCGAGGAGAGCGAAGAACCCGTCGAGCCGGATCCGCAGGAGGTTCTTGACGACGAAGCTGGGCACTGAAGCTGTGCAGTCTGTATCGACAAGCAAAGGCCGCGCTCCGACAGAGCACTTCCATGCGCAGCTTTGTCGAGTTGATGGTCCCGGCCGAAGCGAAGCTCGCTGAGGTGTTGAAGAATCAGGGACTGAAGGAGGAATATGCCCAACTGGATCGCCGCGAATCCGACTCGCGGTCGCGACATCGTATTGACCGCCGTGCGGGCGGAGTTCGAGAAGCGCAAGCTGAACGAGCGCCGGAGTATTCGGATACCTCGGTCATCGCGGGGGCGGAATACCTGCGCAAATCAGCAGAGCGCCGATGGCTTCACGAGCCGGCCGGTGGGCCAGATCCTCGGTGCCCTGACCATCGAGAAACCGGGCGCCCTACCGCCTCTATCGATACCTGTATCCGGATCGTGGCCTGGCTACACTGACCGAGGCCTGGATCGACAAGGCGATGGCGTCGAGTAGGTCCGCTCATCCACTCCAATTTACCCGATGCGGCGCACGGCAACCGTGCGCCGCATCTGCTATGATGCCCGGGTATCGACCTCAATGCCTATTTCCCAAACCTGAGAAGGAGCGCAGCCATGAGCGCCGTGGCCACTGAAACCGTCCCCGAATCCATCGAGAAGCGCAATCCCCGTACCGGCGAGCTGATGGTACACCCTCACCGAGCCCGGCGCAGACGAGCTCGCCGCGGGGATGGACCGCGCGGGTGGCCTACGAAAAAGTGCGCAAGATGACCGTGGGGCCGAGCGCGTCGCGGAGACGCTGAAGCTCAAGCGCTATATCGCCGAACACCGCATCCCGATCTCGCAGAAGCTCGTCGCGGAGAATGGCAAGTCGCTTGCGGACGCGATGGGGGCGGGTGTCTTCACCTGCCTGGACCTCATCGAATACTACGCCGCGAATGCGGAGAAGCTGCTGGGGGATGAGCACGTGAAGACGCCGCTGGTGATGATGGGGAAGAAGTCGAAGATTATCTACTCGCCGCTGGGGCCGGCGCTCGTGATCTCGCCGTGGAATTATCGCTGAAAACCGCGCTTACCCCGGGGCTCTGCGCCTTCCTCGCGGGGAACAGCGTCATCATGAAGCCCTCGGAATGGACGCCGATGAAGGGCCTGCTGGACGACATCATCGAGAACCAGCGGCTTCATGAAAGACGCCATGCAGATCGTGCACGGTGGCGAAACACCGGGCAGCAACTGATCGCCCTCAAGCCGGCAAGATCTTCTTCACCGGCAGTGTGCGCGCGGGCAAGCAGATCATGAAGCAATGCGCCGAGCACCTCATCCCGGTCGAGCTGGAACGGGGCGGCAAGGACCCGATGGTCATCTTCGACGATGCGAACCTCGAGCGCGCGCTCAACGGCGCGACCTGGGGCGCACTGGAACAACGCGGGCCAGGGCTGCCCCTCGGCGGAGCGCTGCTTCGTGCAGGCCGGCATCTACGATCAGTTCGTAGCGAAGCTCAAGGAGAAGTTCGCCAAGCTCAGCACGACGGAACCTTCCGGGGGACCGACGAAGGAAACCATGGACATCGGCTGTATCACGGCCCCCTTCCAGCTCGAGAAGATCCGGGCGCAGGTGGATCAGGCGCGCGAGATGGGGGCGGATGTATGGACCGCCTATGAACCGAAACGAAGGCGCACCGAATTTCCCGCCGACCATCGTCACCAATGTGAAAGACGACATGGACATCCAGCGCGAGGAGACCTTCGgccccaccatcaccatcgtcaagTTCAAACAGGAAGATGAAGCCATCTACCACGCGAACGACACCATCTACGGACTCAGCTCCAGCGTGTGGACCTCCGACCTCGCCAAGGCCGAGCGCTTCGTCCGCGCGAAACGATGCGGGCAATGTCTGCGTCAACGACGTCATGGTGACCGAAGGCAATTCCGGCCTGCCCTTCGGCGGGGTGGGAAACAGAGCGGGATCGGCCGCTACAAGAGCGGCGTGGGCCTGCACAAAAATTCTGCAACATCAAGTCCCTCATGGTCGACCCGGCAAGAAGGACAGCGAAGGACACTGGTACCCCTACACCAAGGAGAAATTCCAGGCCCTCTCCGACGTCATCGCCGCGCAGGAACAGGGCGGCATCGGCGGCTTCATCAAGTGGGCCTCGCCGGCATGAAGCTGGACAAGCTCATCAAGCAACAGCGGATTTAGCACGCACACTCTGATCTCAAAGGAATACGTGCTTTGGGCCCAGGAAATCTTGAGACCTTCGGTCGACTAGGTGGACGGTCAGGAGACCCGTCCACAACACAGGGGGAGGAGCCCGTGG
This genomic interval carries:
- the LOC119572122 gene encoding betaine aldehyde dehydrogenase-like, with amino-acid sequence MNRNEGAPNFPPTIVTNVKDDMDIQREETFGPTITIVKFKQEDEAIYHANDTIYGLSSSVWTSDLAKAERFVRAKRCGQCLRQRRHGDRRQFRPALRRGGKQSGIGRYKSGVGLHKNSATSSPSWSTRQEGQRRTLVPLHQGEIPGNLETFGRLGGRSGDPSTTQGEEPVALSCGPVSGSAHPSDRRPPAKGISGAHSL